In a genomic window of Mucilaginibacter sp. KACC 22063:
- a CDS encoding acetate/propionate family kinase produces MNILVINSGSSSIKYQLFKMPSTTPVCSGMVDRIGLDQSTITYKASIHGEEKEVSKQMEIPDHEAAIKEVNILLMDAAIGVIKNPDDIEIVGHRIVHGGEFFTSTTVITPDVKEKLKATFQLAPLHNPSAYTGIEVAEKIFSKAKHIGVFDTAFFQTLPEHAYRYAIPNSYYKDYNIRAYGFHGTSHKYVSAQASKYLNKPQSKLITIHLGNGCSISAVDGGKAVDTSMGFGPLDGLIMGTRSGSIDPTVIFYLVNQLGYDIEQVSNLLNKRSGMVGLTGYSDMRDVTKAIQEGSDEAKLAYDMYTYRIKKFIGAYAAALNGVDAIVFTAGVGENDAVVRQMACSGLDYLGIAIDEEINKKREKGIREISKADSKVKVLIVPTNEELEIANQCLELNSHLN; encoded by the coding sequence ATGAATATCCTTGTAATCAACTCGGGCAGCAGCTCAATCAAATATCAACTCTTTAAAATGCCTTCTACCACGCCTGTTTGTTCGGGCATGGTAGACAGGATCGGCTTAGACCAATCAACTATCACTTACAAAGCATCTATACACGGTGAAGAAAAGGAAGTGAGCAAGCAAATGGAGATACCAGACCATGAAGCTGCTATTAAGGAAGTTAATATACTGCTGATGGATGCTGCCATTGGTGTTATCAAAAATCCGGATGATATTGAAATTGTAGGGCACAGGATAGTACACGGAGGCGAATTTTTTACTTCGACAACCGTTATTACACCAGATGTTAAAGAAAAGTTGAAAGCTACCTTTCAGCTTGCCCCATTACATAACCCCTCTGCCTATACCGGCATAGAAGTAGCCGAGAAAATATTCAGTAAGGCTAAGCACATCGGTGTATTTGATACAGCTTTTTTTCAAACACTTCCGGAGCATGCTTACAGATATGCTATTCCCAACAGTTACTATAAAGATTATAATATACGCGCTTATGGCTTTCATGGTACCAGCCATAAATATGTTTCGGCACAGGCATCCAAATATTTAAATAAACCACAGAGCAAACTGATTACCATTCACCTGGGGAATGGTTGCAGTATAAGTGCGGTAGATGGTGGTAAAGCGGTTGACACCAGCATGGGTTTTGGTCCGTTGGATGGTCTGATAATGGGAACACGCTCGGGCAGTATTGATCCTACTGTTATTTTTTATCTGGTTAACCAGCTTGGCTATGATATTGAGCAGGTAAGTAATTTGTTAAACAAACGCAGCGGTATGGTGGGTTTAACAGGTTACAGCGATATGCGCGATGTGACCAAAGCCATACAAGAGGGAAGTGATGAAGCGAAACTGGCCTATGATATGTATACCTACAGGATTAAAAAATTTATAGGGGCCTATGCTGCGGCATTAAACGGAGTTGATGCCATTGTATTTACAGCAGGCGTTGGTGAAAATGATGCGGTTGTACGCCAAATGGCTTGTAGCGGCCTTGATTATCTGGGTATAGCAATTGACGAGGAGATAAACAAGAAAAGAGAAAAGGGTATCAGGGAAATAAGCAAGGCAGATTCAAAAGTAAAAGTACTGATTGTGCCCACTAACGAGGAGCTGGAAATAGCCAATCAGTGCCTGGAGTTGAACAGCCACTTAAATTAA
- a CDS encoding Ig-like domain-containing protein, whose amino-acid sequence MTKTLRLCLILCFFLSFIGVKSFAQNCTINAGADRTICPGDAFILTGNINGSINQQPVWTQVSGPAVTVSATTNNNGTVTATVTGYARSQSYTFRLTSQCIDGSPVFDDAVYTVSNLTIANAGSNIKACPGVVTMAANAPAAGETGVWTVSGNLPLPNPATSPNGTITLPATGPTVGTSVYTWTITNSSGSCSTSSNVSVTNLGGEAIFADSPINVSCYSTTAIARLHASFAGIGNGQQGTWSFISGPSVPSFGDIHDNNTGVGNLTAGIYKVRWTVAGQCVNGTADVTINVSAPTQDVTDAGGEPYFTYCDGRTSTVLNGVQPRYANEVVQWTSASTNPAGVTISNATSPTVTLSGLDGHSPYDFVYTITNTVTGCSNTGIYHVRYTTPPSITFITANPAVLPCDASQLIINYDVSGGNRTQWALVSAPAGSQLQANAGINNFTTAADNLQPIVGMNKIGTYIIRFRRYNDDASGGCSDAYKDIAIVVSKSPYQANAGTSQLLACGTTSATLAGNAPLADDAGNGQWTQVSGPNTAVIANRSLNNTAISNLTSGVYVFRWIVTGGGADCGNSQSDVSVIVASPPTHVYAGADFTNCYATPVKLNADAPATTEKGTWSIVSESPATPASSITFADINDHNTLVSGLLANKTYTFRWTILNSCGSISDDVAVSTNATAGPKQAAAGTDQCLPSGTTSFTLNGNAPDAGETGIWTLVAGSPNTPAYTNANTQTVTGAVNGTYRFEWQLTKGGCISSRDTVVITTSPPTTQAQINGGTTATDQCGLDPITLNATNAALRPGEVGTWTQTEGPGGVTISSPNGTSTTISGLAEGRYKFRYTITNNACSTSFAEISYNLTDRPTPSNAHVDNISTISLCDATSTALNANVITVGQGLWVVQSGPNSPTFSNLNDPKATISGLILGKYVLTWRSSNGTICSPSETSVTVVVHQSANAGADQNLCNTTTTVLAGNEGSDGTWTLVSALPAGTAPVTISKNGSASGFGNSAIVTGLTPGATYVFRYTINTGTVAGQDAGGCGTLTDDVTVNVSGPPSIANAGADQQICIANTTSVTLAAVAPTVGTGAWSLVSRPIGSVATINNPSSNSTTLDNLTVPGDYLLQWTVSYANCQGNLSSNDIVRISVYSPPTVAQPMTDQLNACVGNVTLTGTTPTSGIGTWTFVPNSSSDTRTPTIDAPNSPITTVSNLVVDPSNPYRFRWTISSGPCTASSADVNVTVKDQTPAVANAGTVSNVCEPSSDTPAAVTLASTNTNLTGNDVGTWTVTAQPSGSPAVTFNNIHNATATASGLIPGAYTFTWTITNNSECTSTSSVSFSVLAAPSQADAGPANASYCLNNPVVLSANTPTAGTGTWTVVYKPSGAADPVFSSVNANNATVSNLIPGNYIFRWTISNGTCADTFDDISITTANCDVDLTVTNSDGKATYIPGTANTYTVVVSNVGSSSANGATVTYPFPNGTSGNWTATFSGGATGTASGTGSIIETVNIPAGGAVTYTVALNIPLTQTGNVTTTATATTPSGSTDPTPANNTATDTDVLTNTVDLSITNTDGKTSYVPGTTNTYTVVATNSGAINVTGAAISYPLPSGVTGSWTATYSGGATGAASGSGSINESVNMPAGSTVTYTVTANVPTTQTGNLTTTATITAPAGIIDSTPANNTATDVDAINNSVDLSITQTVSNPTPPANTNVTFTITANNNGPLTASNVNVTDLLPSGYTFVSATPSVGTYNSTNGNWNIGNMTNGASNTLTIIATVNPTGNYTNTATIGSSNTESNTNNNTSQAAVNPQSPPVANNDAAATPANTPVTINLISNDTQSSGNLNPASVTITQQPQHGTVTVDPSTGVATYTPNAGYTGPDTFTYTVKDVNGGTSNVATANITIDKAPQANNDNAATNPNSPVNLTLLTNDVNGDGTIVPSTVTVVQQPQNGKVTINPTTGVATYTPNNGYTGTDAFTYTVKDSNGATSNVATATITINKGPQANDDSAVTGQNTPVNITVLNNDVSSNSTLVPSTVTVIQQPLHGTVSINLTTGVATYTPNAGYSGTDNFTYTVKDANGATSNIANVTITIPQGPAAVNDNATTTPNTPVQIDIPANDTPGSAPLDPTTVTIISQPAHGTVVLDPSTGRVTYVPSTNYTGTDQFTYTIKDQNGNTSNVATVNIAITDKPVIGLAKSLTTIAKNLNGSYDVTYTFTVGNYGVTDLTNISVKDDLRPTFPSEQFQVKSIRTLGRLQVNVNYDGNSNAELLASGNPLVRNQVERIEMVVNVTVLTGGATYLNRAYASGTSVTGATTTDQSTDGLQPDPDVNGNVSPSNPTPVVLSRPTIKIPEGFSPNGDGAHDKFVIEGTSGRRVSLEFYNRWGNLVYRNNSYQNDWDGKTNQGIHIGDDLPEGTYYYIIRIDDTDKYVGFITLKRQ is encoded by the coding sequence ATGACTAAAACTTTACGCCTCTGCCTTATTCTATGCTTTTTTTTAAGCTTTATAGGAGTAAAATCTTTTGCTCAAAACTGCACAATAAACGCAGGTGCAGATCGTACCATATGCCCGGGTGATGCTTTTATTTTAACCGGAAACATTAACGGTTCCATCAATCAACAACCTGTATGGACACAGGTTAGCGGCCCGGCAGTTACTGTGTCGGCAACTACCAACAACAATGGCACCGTAACAGCTACCGTAACCGGGTATGCAAGGTCGCAGTCATATACCTTCAGGCTTACTTCGCAATGTATTGATGGCAGCCCTGTTTTCGATGACGCAGTTTACACCGTATCAAACCTTACAATAGCCAATGCAGGCTCCAATATTAAAGCTTGCCCGGGTGTAGTAACTATGGCAGCAAATGCACCAGCCGCCGGTGAAACAGGTGTATGGACGGTAAGTGGTAACTTACCATTACCCAATCCGGCAACCTCTCCTAACGGAACAATTACTCTCCCGGCTACAGGACCAACTGTGGGCACTTCTGTATATACCTGGACTATCACCAACAGTTCGGGCAGTTGCTCAACATCATCCAATGTAAGTGTTACCAATCTTGGCGGCGAAGCCATTTTTGCAGACAGCCCAATCAATGTAAGCTGTTACTCAACAACGGCAATTGCACGCTTACATGCTTCATTCGCGGGGATTGGAAACGGGCAGCAAGGTACATGGTCATTTATAAGCGGTCCAAGTGTACCAAGCTTTGGTGATATCCACGATAATAATACTGGTGTGGGTAATTTAACAGCAGGTATATATAAAGTACGCTGGACGGTTGCAGGTCAGTGCGTAAACGGTACTGCTGATGTAACCATCAATGTATCGGCACCTACACAGGATGTTACAGATGCTGGCGGTGAACCTTATTTTACGTATTGCGATGGCCGCACCAGCACCGTACTTAATGGCGTACAACCACGTTACGCCAACGAGGTTGTGCAATGGACATCGGCATCAACAAACCCTGCTGGTGTTACCATCTCCAATGCCACTTCGCCAACGGTTACATTAAGCGGATTAGACGGACATTCGCCTTATGATTTTGTTTATACAATTACTAATACGGTAACCGGATGCTCAAACACTGGTATATACCATGTAAGATATACCACGCCGCCTTCTATCACCTTTATAACTGCTAACCCTGCTGTTTTGCCATGCGATGCCAGCCAGTTAATCATCAATTATGACGTATCGGGTGGTAACCGTACACAATGGGCTCTGGTAAGCGCGCCGGCTGGTTCGCAATTACAAGCCAACGCCGGAATTAATAACTTTACAACCGCTGCCGATAACCTTCAGCCAATTGTGGGTATGAACAAGATCGGTACCTATATTATCAGGTTCAGGCGTTACAATGATGATGCCTCGGGCGGATGTTCAGATGCTTACAAGGATATTGCCATTGTTGTTTCCAAATCGCCTTATCAGGCAAATGCCGGCACCTCACAGTTACTGGCCTGCGGTACAACAAGCGCCACCCTTGCAGGTAACGCCCCTCTGGCTGATGATGCAGGTAACGGGCAATGGACACAGGTAAGCGGCCCTAATACCGCTGTTATTGCCAACCGAAGCTTAAACAACACCGCCATATCAAACCTCACCAGCGGTGTATATGTTTTTAGATGGATAGTTACCGGTGGCGGAGCTGATTGCGGTAATTCACAATCTGATGTAAGTGTTATTGTTGCTTCGCCGCCTACGCATGTATATGCTGGCGCTGACTTTACAAACTGCTATGCAACGCCCGTTAAATTAAATGCAGACGCACCGGCAACAACGGAAAAAGGAACATGGAGCATTGTTTCAGAAAGCCCAGCAACGCCTGCAAGCAGTATTACATTTGCGGATATTAACGATCATAACACATTAGTATCCGGCCTATTAGCAAATAAGACCTATACTTTCCGTTGGACGATCTTGAACAGTTGCGGCAGTATCAGCGATGATGTGGCTGTAAGCACAAATGCGACAGCAGGACCTAAGCAGGCAGCAGCCGGCACCGATCAGTGCTTGCCATCAGGCACTACCAGCTTTACTTTAAACGGTAACGCCCCCGATGCAGGAGAGACAGGGATATGGACATTAGTAGCAGGCAGCCCAAATACCCCGGCTTACACTAATGCCAATACACAAACAGTTACAGGAGCTGTTAATGGCACTTACAGGTTTGAATGGCAGCTTACAAAAGGCGGCTGTATTTCTTCAAGGGATACGGTTGTGATCACCACATCTCCTCCAACTACGCAGGCACAGATCAACGGTGGTACAACTGCAACAGATCAATGCGGGCTTGATCCCATAACACTTAACGCTACCAATGCGGCCCTGCGACCCGGCGAAGTAGGAACCTGGACACAAACTGAAGGGCCTGGCGGTGTGACTATTAGTTCGCCGAATGGCACATCAACCACAATTTCGGGTTTGGCCGAAGGCAGGTACAAATTCAGGTATACCATAACCAATAATGCCTGCTCAACTTCATTTGCAGAAATTTCATATAATTTAACCGACAGGCCTACCCCGTCAAATGCACATGTAGATAACATTAGTACCATCAGCCTTTGCGATGCCACCTCTACAGCATTAAATGCCAATGTGATAACCGTTGGGCAAGGTTTGTGGGTTGTACAAAGCGGCCCAAATTCGCCTACGTTCAGTAACCTTAATGATCCAAAGGCAACCATTAGCGGACTAATATTAGGGAAATATGTATTAACATGGAGATCAAGTAACGGCACCATATGCTCACCTTCTGAAACAAGTGTTACTGTTGTGGTACATCAGTCGGCAAATGCAGGTGCAGATCAAAACCTTTGCAATACAACCACAACCGTATTGGCAGGTAACGAAGGCAGCGACGGTACCTGGACTTTAGTATCCGCGTTACCGGCAGGCACTGCCCCGGTAACAATTAGTAAAAATGGATCAGCATCTGGCTTCGGCAACAGCGCTATTGTAACAGGTTTAACGCCGGGCGCTACCTATGTATTCCGTTACACAATTAATACCGGTACTGTAGCAGGCCAGGATGCAGGCGGTTGCGGAACGCTGACAGATGACGTAACTGTAAATGTTTCGGGACCGCCATCGATTGCAAACGCCGGTGCAGACCAGCAAATATGCATCGCAAACACTACATCGGTAACGCTTGCCGCTGTTGCCCCTACAGTAGGAACCGGTGCATGGAGTTTGGTAAGCCGCCCCATAGGCAGCGTGGCAACGATTAACAATCCATCGAGCAATAGCACGACGCTTGACAACCTGACCGTTCCGGGCGACTACCTGTTACAATGGACGGTAAGCTATGCAAACTGTCAGGGTAACCTGTCAAGCAATGATATCGTGCGTATCAGTGTTTATAGTCCGCCTACAGTTGCGCAACCAATGACGGATCAGCTTAATGCCTGCGTAGGTAATGTCACTTTAACCGGCACAACACCAACATCAGGCATAGGTACATGGACTTTTGTACCCAATAGTTCATCAGATACCCGCACACCTACGATTGATGCACCGAACTCGCCTATAACAACAGTATCAAACCTGGTTGTTGATCCGTCAAACCCTTACCGTTTCAGATGGACGATCAGCAGCGGGCCGTGTACCGCATCTTCGGCAGATGTAAACGTCACCGTAAAAGATCAAACACCAGCGGTAGCCAATGCCGGAACAGTCAGCAATGTTTGTGAACCATCTTCGGATACGCCTGCGGCAGTCACCCTTGCTTCTACCAACACCAATTTAACAGGTAATGATGTAGGCACATGGACGGTTACGGCACAACCTTCTGGTAGCCCTGCGGTAACTTTTAATAATATACACAACGCAACAGCTACAGCCAGCGGGCTTATACCGGGGGCTTATACCTTTACATGGACTATCACCAACAATAGTGAATGTACCTCAACAAGCAGTGTAAGTTTTTCGGTTCTGGCTGCGCCTTCACAGGCTGATGCCGGACCTGCTAATGCATCGTATTGTTTGAATAATCCTGTTGTGCTTTCTGCTAATACACCAACGGCAGGTACCGGAACATGGACGGTTGTTTATAAACCGTCTGGCGCTGCTGATCCTGTTTTCAGCTCTGTAAATGCAAACAATGCTACAGTAAGCAACCTGATACCGGGCAATTACATTTTCAGGTGGACCATATCCAACGGCACCTGCGCTGATACATTTGATGATATATCAATAACCACTGCTAATTGTGATGTTGACCTCACTGTTACTAACAGCGATGGCAAAGCAACATACATTCCGGGTACAGCTAATACTTACACAGTAGTTGTTTCAAACGTAGGTAGCAGCAGCGCCAATGGGGCAACAGTTACTTACCCTTTCCCTAATGGTACATCCGGTAACTGGACGGCCACCTTTAGCGGCGGTGCAACAGGCACAGCAAGCGGTACAGGCAGTATCATTGAAACTGTAAATATACCAGCTGGTGGCGCAGTTACTTATACCGTTGCCCTGAACATTCCGCTTACACAAACAGGAAACGTTACCACAACTGCAACAGCAACAACACCTTCAGGCTCTACAGATCCTACACCGGCCAATAACACCGCTACAGATACAGATGTATTAACAAACACAGTCGATCTGAGTATCACCAACACCGATGGTAAAACAAGCTACGTTCCGGGTACGACCAATACCTACACGGTTGTAGCCACAAACTCAGGAGCTATAAATGTAACCGGGGCCGCAATTTCCTACCCGCTTCCATCTGGCGTTACCGGATCATGGACAGCAACTTATAGCGGTGGTGCAACAGGAGCGGCAAGTGGCTCTGGTAGTATTAACGAGTCGGTTAATATGCCTGCGGGTTCAACTGTTACTTATACTGTTACTGCTAATGTCCCTACAACACAAACCGGAAACCTGACTACAACTGCAACCATTACGGCTCCGGCAGGCATTATAGATTCTACACCTGCAAACAACACCGCGACGGATGTTGATGCAATAAATAATTCGGTAGACTTAAGTATAACGCAAACGGTGTCAAATCCAACGCCTCCTGCAAACACCAATGTTACCTTTACAATAACAGCAAATAATAACGGCCCGTTAACAGCTTCAAATGTTAACGTTACCGACCTGTTGCCAAGCGGCTACACATTTGTATCGGCAACACCATCTGTTGGTACATACAACAGCACTAACGGTAACTGGAATATTGGAAATATGACCAATGGTGCCAGCAATACATTAACAATTATTGCTACGGTTAACCCTACAGGTAATTACACCAATACGGCTACTATAGGCAGCAGCAATACCGAGTCAAATACAAACAACAATACCAGCCAGGCAGCTGTTAATCCGCAGTCGCCTCCTGTTGCAAACAACGATGCTGCTGCTACCCCAGCAAATACGCCTGTAACTATCAACCTGATCAGCAACGATACACAAAGCTCAGGTAATCTTAACCCTGCAAGCGTGACCATTACACAGCAACCACAACATGGTACAGTTACGGTGGACCCTTCTACTGGGGTTGCCACTTACACACCAAATGCAGGTTATACTGGTCCAGATACCTTTACATATACTGTTAAAGATGTAAACGGTGGTACTTCAAATGTTGCTACCGCAAATATCACTATAGACAAGGCTCCGCAAGCCAACAATGACAATGCGGCAACCAACCCTAATAGTCCTGTTAATCTTACCCTGCTCACTAACGATGTAAACGGAGATGGAACCATTGTGCCATCAACAGTTACGGTTGTTCAGCAGCCGCAAAATGGTAAGGTAACAATTAACCCAACCACAGGGGTTGCCACTTATACACCAAATAATGGCTATACCGGTACGGATGCGTTTACCTATACCGTTAAGGATTCTAACGGGGCAACATCAAATGTGGCTACGGCAACTATTACCATTAATAAGGGCCCGCAAGCTAATGACGACAGTGCCGTAACCGGCCAAAATACCCCAGTAAATATTACTGTACTTAATAATGATGTAAGCAGCAACAGTACTTTAGTGCCATCAACTGTAACGGTAATACAGCAACCATTACATGGTACGGTTTCTATCAACCTAACAACCGGAGTGGCTACTTACACGCCTAATGCAGGTTATTCGGGTACGGATAATTTTACTTACACAGTTAAGGATGCAAACGGCGCAACTTCAAACATTGCAAACGTGACTATCACTATTCCTCAAGGTCCGGCTGCAGTGAATGATAATGCAACCACTACGCCTAACACGCCGGTACAGATAGATATACCTGCTAATGATACCCCGGGCAGTGCACCTCTTGATCCTACTACGGTTACCATAATCAGTCAGCCTGCACACGGTACGGTAGTGTTAGATCCATCTACAGGCAGGGTAACATATGTGCCATCTACCAATTACACAGGCACAGATCAATTCACTTATACCATCAAAGATCAAAACGGCAATACATCAAACGTAGCTACTGTAAATATTGCCATTACTGACAAACCGGTGATAGGCCTTGCAAAATCGTTGACCACCATCGCTAAAAATCTGAATGGTAGTTATGATGTTACCTACACATTTACAGTGGGTAACTACGGGGTAACTGATTTAACTAATATTAGTGTCAAAGACGACCTGCGCCCTACATTCCCAAGCGAACAGTTCCAGGTAAAAAGCATCAGGACGCTGGGCCGCTTACAGGTAAATGTCAACTATGACGGCAACAGCAATGCAGAGTTGCTTGCAAGCGGTAACCCATTGGTAAGAAACCAGGTTGAACGTATTGAGATGGTGGTAAACGTAACGGTTTTAACCGGAGGCGCTACCTACCTGAACCGTGCTTATGCAAGCGGAACTTCAGTAACCGGGGCAACAACTACCGACCAGTCTACAGACGGATTACAGCCAGATCCGGACGTTAATGGAAATGTCAGCCCGTCTAATCCAACGCCTGTTGTATTAAGTCGGCCTACCATAAAAATACCTGAAGGCTTCTCACCAAATGGTGACGGTGCACACGATAAGTTTGTGATAGAAGGCACAAGCGGACGACGTGTATCACTTGAGTTCTATAACCGCTGGGGAAACCTTGTTTACCGTAACAACAGTTACCAAAACGACTGGGACGGTAAAACCAACCAGGGCATTCACATCGGCGATGATCTGCCGGAAGGCACTTACTATTACATTATACGGATAGATGATACAGATAAATATGTTGGATTTATAACCTTAAAAAGACAATAA
- the pta gene encoding phosphate acetyltransferase, producing MIKTVFVASTEPYSGKSLVSLGLVNMLLGKAQKIGFFKPITGQSIQQKKDNHIDTILSHFDLPIAYDDTNAFTWQEAMRQVDTESQGEMIDTIIRKFKYLEDKYDFTVIEGTDYQGEGAAFEFEINAQIAKNLRAPVIIVISGEKKSTAQIVNGSLTAIRNFDSREIQVLAIVANKVSEDNVQDVQELLTQQISSEILVSVIPENKSLQNPTMKEVLEKLNGKLLFGNEHLSNQVDNFVTGAMQVPNFLNYLKENVLIVTPGDRGDIIISALQANLSTSYSKVAGIVLTAGYQPEEPIVRLIEGLQTVVPIIAVQTGTFETSNIVGAIRSKISSGDTKKIQLAIDTFNKYVSIPELDKRLITFKPSGITPRMFQYQITNWAKSNKKHIVLPEGTDERILKAAARLISQDIVSLTLLGNKDEILALVSRLDINLDLNKINIIDPHQSEYYDDFVNTLYELRKTKNVNMEMARDMMTDVSYFGTMMVYKGFADGMVSGAVHTTQHTIRPALQFVKTKPGISVVSSVFFMCLPDRVSVFGDCAVNPNPTAEQLAEIAISSAESSQRFGIEPRVAMLSYSSGTSGEGEDVEKVRRATEIVKQKRPDLKIEGPIQYDAAVDPVVGSSKMPGSEVAGRASVLIFPDLNTGNNTYKAVQRETGALAIGPMLQGLNKPVNDLSRGCTVDDVFNTVIITAIQCQDK from the coding sequence ATGATAAAGACTGTATTTGTAGCCAGTACAGAACCGTACAGCGGTAAATCGCTTGTGTCGCTGGGGCTGGTCAATATGCTTTTAGGCAAAGCACAGAAAATAGGTTTTTTTAAACCTATTACAGGCCAAAGTATCCAGCAAAAGAAAGATAACCACATCGATACTATACTTAGCCATTTTGATCTGCCTATTGCTTATGATGATACAAATGCCTTTACCTGGCAGGAAGCCATGCGGCAGGTAGATACCGAAAGCCAGGGTGAGATGATCGATACCATTATCCGCAAGTTTAAGTACTTGGAAGACAAGTATGATTTTACCGTAATTGAAGGTACTGATTACCAGGGAGAAGGTGCGGCTTTTGAATTTGAAATTAACGCACAGATCGCAAAAAATCTTCGCGCCCCGGTGATCATCGTTATATCGGGCGAAAAGAAATCTACCGCACAAATTGTAAACGGGTCGCTTACCGCCATCCGTAATTTTGATTCGCGCGAGATACAGGTACTGGCTATTGTAGCCAATAAGGTTAGTGAGGATAATGTACAGGATGTGCAGGAACTGCTTACGCAGCAGATTTCCTCAGAAATATTAGTATCGGTTATCCCAGAAAACAAAAGCCTGCAAAACCCCACAATGAAAGAAGTGCTTGAAAAGCTGAACGGTAAATTACTGTTCGGTAATGAGCATCTTTCAAACCAGGTGGATAACTTTGTGACCGGCGCCATGCAGGTACCTAACTTTTTAAATTACCTGAAAGAGAACGTATTGATTGTTACGCCCGGCGACCGTGGCGATATCATTATCAGTGCTTTACAGGCCAACTTATCAACCAGTTATTCAAAGGTTGCAGGTATTGTGTTAACAGCTGGTTATCAGCCGGAAGAGCCGATTGTACGCCTGATAGAAGGTTTGCAAACCGTTGTGCCGATTATAGCAGTACAAACCGGTACATTTGAAACAAGCAATATCGTAGGCGCTATTCGATCAAAAATTTCAAGCGGCGATACCAAAAAGATCCAGCTTGCTATTGATACGTTTAACAAGTATGTAAGCATCCCTGAACTTGATAAACGGCTGATCACTTTTAAGCCATCGGGCATAACGCCGCGTATGTTTCAGTACCAGATTACCAACTGGGCGAAAAGCAATAAAAAGCACATCGTATTACCAGAAGGCACAGATGAAAGGATACTGAAAGCTGCCGCAAGGTTAATTTCGCAAGATATTGTATCGCTAACCCTTTTAGGTAATAAGGATGAAATTTTAGCCTTGGTTAGCAGACTGGATATTAACCTTGACCTGAACAAGATCAACATTATAGACCCGCATCAGAGTGAGTACTATGATGATTTTGTAAACACACTTTACGAGCTGCGTAAAACCAAAAATGTAAACATGGAAATGGCCAGGGATATGATGACAGACGTATCCTATTTTGGCACCATGATGGTTTACAAAGGCTTTGCCGATGGCATGGTATCAGGAGCGGTGCACACTACACAGCATACCATTCGCCCGGCTTTGCAGTTTGTAAAAACCAAGCCTGGTATATCAGTGGTATCATCAGTGTTTTTTATGTGCCTGCCAGACCGTGTATCGGTTTTCGGCGACTGTGCAGTTAACCCAAATCCAACGGCAGAGCAACTGGCAGAAATTGCTATTTCATCGGCAGAAAGCAGCCAGCGTTTCGGCATTGAACCAAGGGTAGCGATGTTATCCTATTCGTCAGGTACCTCTGGCGAAGGTGAGGATGTAGAAAAGGTACGCCGGGCCACAGAAATAGTTAAACAAAAACGCCCCGACCTAAAAATTGAAGGGCCTATACAGTATGATGCAGCTGTTGACCCGGTAGTTGGCAGCAGCAAAATGCCGGGATCTGAAGTGGCAGGAAGGGCAAGCGTATTAATTTTCCCGGATCTGAATACAGGTAACAATACATACAAGGCGGTACAACGCGAAACAGGTGCATTGGCAATAGGCCCGATGTTGCAGGGACTAAACAAACCGGTAAATGATTTAAGCCGGGGCTGTACGGTTGACGACGTTTTTAATACAGTAATTATCACAGCCATACAGTGCCAGGACAAATAA